ACTTTGACTCGTTTTTACATTACATAGCAAAATGTCATCAGTACAGAGGTTCCCATAAGTTGTAAAAAAAACTGTCCAGATATATGGTACTGCCAAGCAGTGAAAGTAAGTAGTTTAGTTGACCCTACATTCGGCCCTGGAAAGGGCATTAATCATTCGTTAGGGGTAAACAAATTAAGTCTGCTTCTTGAGGGTGCACCTAACTatgttcatttgaaatttcacagttgtaatgaaggaaatgaaagagaaaatggcGAAAAACCTCTAAAAGTGTCCGGTTGGTGGCCCCCGACCAGTATATTTTGGCTTTCTCAATTGACTACCAACTCTATTTCTTGCTATCTTATAGTTATTATATGACAAATGATTCcggttatatttatattttaaccaTTTTGATCTCTTCTCCCTAATGGCGCCCGCAGTCTTGTCCCATGTCTTGGATTAGCTATTTTCTTTGGAACATGTTTCTCAATACTATTGGTAAGGTTTCTAACAAATACCTCCCAAGACATCTGGATTCCTAGATTGTCAATAACTGCCCATTCTACACTGTTAAGGTCTTCAGTTGCTGCAAAATTTGCTTTATTGTAGTTGTATCTTGGTGTTACATCTACCCTTATTTCCTTGTAGCATATGAAttcaaatgtcaatgtcaaatGATCACTTTTACCTAATCCTGGATGGTATGCCAGGTCAGCAATCATATCTTCTTCGTTGGTGAAGATCAAATCAAGGAGTGAAGGTTCACTTCCTTCCCGGAATCTTGTTGGTTCCTTTAcatgttgaaataaaaacaagtcctttattttttctacaaattcTGATTCTGGCTGCTCTTCTCCAGCATCAGTTGCCATTACTTCCCAGTCTGTATTTCTAACGTGAAAATCCCCCATTGTTAAAAATGTGAATAATTTAAAGAACACATATAGTCCAATAATTCATaaagtttttcaacattttccctTTTAGTGTTTGGACTTTTATATATACACCCAATGAGTAACACGTCACTACCATTCAGAACGATTTCTATCCAGACTGATTCAATAAATTGAATTGGAACTTCCACAATATTAGCCCGGATTTCTTTCTTTACATAGATTACAGTTCCCCTGTTTCCATTCTTACCAAAAAACGCGTCATATCCTTTGATTTTATACATTTCCTCAAGTGTGCAGTCGAATGAAGAGTTCTTAGGGTATATCTCTGTGATGGCTAGGACATCCAATTTTTTTCCCTCAGCTATAATTATCACTTCCTGTAGTTTTTCTTTTGTGAGACAGTCtgcatttgtatacattattattaAATTACTTTTCGATTTTATATGGTAGTCCCTGGAATTATGATCATTGTTGTGTTCTACTATCACTCTAAAATTtgtatttacattaaaaacaCTTTCTACAGTTTGTGGGGATAAAACGTCTATATTTTTTGGCATTTGGCTGGGCAGCGTACTGCTGTCAGTCACACCTGCTTGCACTGCCCTTGATGTTCCCTTACATTGACCTACATCTATACCACCCACCATAGTTTCTTCATTTCTATCAATTTCCAAATCCAGGATAGTGTTTTCATAGGCTGTACTGACAAAGGTATCCTGACTGAAGGGGTCTTTTGCTTCCTGGCTTAGGACATAACGTGCACTTCCCATTGGGCTGTTACCTATAGACTGTAATGGAGGTGCTAGTAATACATTAGTTTCTTTTTTGTCATTTATCTCTTCCGTAGCTTTTCTTTTTGCTCTTCTTTATTCTTTGCTCTGGTGTAAGATCTTTAAATATAACTACATCTTTAAATTTGGGTTCCACCTTTTCAGATATGTTTTTGGAGTTTTCTAGGagactttttctttgttttctgtcTTCGAGTATGACCTTAAGAACTCTCATGGACTTTTTATTGATAACCTTTTTTCCCAGTCTGTATGATGTAACTATTTCCAAGTTTGGTACCCCGAGAGATGTTGCTATTTTTCTCAACTGGTCTTCATCAAATTTTTTGTTATCAAGACCATTTTGGCTGGTTCCTTCTTCTGATTTGAAAACTACCAGATTCAGCTCTCTCCTCCTTCTGTCCTCAAGCTCTTTAGTTCTTTTATCTACAATGTCATTAATCTTGCCCTCAAAGTCTTTCATAATATCTTCTTTAACACCCTTCATTTGTTCACGGATTACATCTTTTGATCCTAATTCAAGCCTGGATACTTTTTGCTCAAGTGTTGACAGTCtgatttcttgatttttttcaattctggATAATTTTTGATCAATATTTTCTAAGGTCGGGATAGTCTGTTCACAGCTCTTACAATGAAACGCGCAGTGGTTAGCAATCAAAAATGCGATAACATGTGgcgacgcggagcgaaaacacgattattAGCGGTGTGTGTTGGggaggggggggtggggggggaaaGCTGGCGTTGAGCGAGATTCAGGATGTAAAGCGGCTGGGTGCCCGGGGGCTGTGCCGATAATTAAGAAGGCTAATTATCGTCGTTTCGTTCGGCGACCCCAccaatgttatgcctttcaaacctTAACTTCTTGCTCGGCgcccgctgatcagccagttttcgctCGGCTCCCCCaacgatttacatattaaatctaaacttttgGTCTGTGATTCTCCGTAGAGAAAATACTAGGAATAAAAAATGGCGGGAGCGGGGATGGCGCTGAGCggaaagtcgatatttacgttataaatcggcgcCCAGAATTGgcggaaagacggaatggcatATATCAGTCACCatagaattttgttaaaatgtctgttaggttcgaaagacgctcatattttaatatcttattaactcaatgtatttatcaattaatgagttcttgtttggctctctcaGGAATTGATGTGAGTCATTCCGATTTAAGAGCAGACATGAGACATAAtgactagttccattaactactgtttaatccaacatcagACTATTTTTGATGGTGTTatctctaccacacataactaaccagtccgattcataactcttttccgttgtagttgccttagagctgaCGATTTTTCCACATTTCCgaagacttttctctagctgtTCTTGTTGAgcgtcaaaaaaatacacacctgtgccatgtgagtgccgttttgaaaccccttaccatctttaaaaacgagtcattctttaaatataacaaattaagtcttggaatttgaactggttattgtaggaagacatgactatacgatactgtatcaaaaatgaatacatttggagtatttactgagtattttacgtgtttttttttgacatttgacatttttgagtcaaacgttcacgtttaactcgccgtattttgttgatttcaagatgaaatgttgtgacactcacagaacatagtcatcaattattcatcagggcgcatATATCcttcattttacaaaaagttttgaattaccggacatacaataagaaatacttacaccaccgctcctcaaaaatcgcttatcgagcgctgtatgtgggagtgccacctgtacttgggagcgccggtgtaatgaagtatttcgacccccatagaataacgaccctccggtcattattctatagaaaatgtgactcctttcctgtaaaatattgactccccttataaaaaactgactccctttgaaaactctatagaataacgaccccccggtcattattctatagaaaaactgacccctccaagtaaaatactgactccctaaagatgacacccttcgaatctcatataataacgaccccggttactATTCTAtaaaaaagtgactccttccatgtaaaatactcactgccgaaattactacattcgaactctcatacaatatcgattcccggacattattctatttaaaaaagttgctctttccgtgtaaaacaacggctcctaaaaagactttcgacgataatatctattaaaaagtgatccccaccaaacataacggacaattttactagatctacaactctaataccctccattgccaatagttaacattttgattgtactactactactggttccgctacttctattgctattactacatgtacttcttcttctactactactactactactactactacttttactactactgctacaactgctagtactgatactactatacctgcttccactaatacgtcttgtacatctacctcttcttctcctgctgctgttgttgctgtcacttattcctctgctgctgctgctgctgctgctactgcaactgccactaccactgccactactactactactactactactactactactactactactactactactgctactttcttttgttgccgctaccgtactttactgccattgctaagtattgcaacttctgttaatactaagttctatgctagcagtttcttgtgcagttttcttctgaagaattacttcataccgaagtttgcagggattattgacactggtgtgttttgtgaacgtattgtgaattgttattttcctgaaaaaaatgtatacaccaagatacagcgtctagaaatagaatcccttttcctgttgcggaatgctctgatttctgtgtcaagtgatggtatctggggctaatggtcaaacggatggacggacaagggcaaatctgtatgcccccctcccccgagtgggggcataaaatgcagcaattaggccttagatacatgagttatcactaaatttgaccaaatgaccggggtcgttttttttatgggagtcaatattcttcgtgaggttcagtttacttcacgtgggggagtcatagtactatgatctggaggtcataatactatgaccggggggtcactttttctatagaataatgaccgggggtcattattctatgggggtcgaaatacttcattacaggTGTACCAGGGTGTGCGAAATGTCACGCCTTAATTGTTCATCAGATgctatgttttaaacaaaatttagcaTAAATTGTACAGTTCTCCACTGATTCATTATGTGTATGTTTCACAATATCAGTTAAGCTTGTTTTCGACATCGCCCTAGTCGCATactatattgaaaatatttgcatCCATCTCCTGAGATAACCCCCGCAACCCTTCTACATAGTAAGGCGTGTTAGTACAATCGTTACACTTTTGTCAAGTTTTAATAGTAACGCTTCGTCTGCACTAAAGCAGCATCTAATAGGTCATTGTTTATTAGTGTGTGATATTTTTCTGGAATGTGGTTCCGAATTTGGGAACTCCGCCATCTACCTCTAGCACTGGGACAAAGTGTTCgcttttattttgaatgttaaCTGCTCGATCCCTTAAATTACCACCAGTTAGGCCTAAAGGTTTATAGTAACCTTAAAACGACTTAGGTATATCTTCTATTACTTTAATACTTCTCTTTAAGTACAATaatgataattcaaatgaaaacccttttaaatttcatttttcaatagatATACGTTTATTTCTTAACGGGGCCTCTAAGTTTTACTGCTGTTGTGTCAGCTGTAgacgcagcagcagcagcagcagcagaaacaacaacaacaacaaatataagcaatagaaacacgacagtgacttgaattgatatagagtatgttagtaataggttaggtgggggtcaatattttatagataaaatcgggggggggggggaggtcatTATTTTATGAGGGGTGTCAGTATATTATAGaaaaggggtcattattctatataaaataattaccggggtcattattttatgggggtcagtttacaacatTATACCGGCACAAATGAAATAACGCCGATATTTTAAGCATTATCcataaaacttgtaaattttCACATTGTGTGTCATTATAGTCcgaatttaaatgaaaaataaaacgcaGGTCAGCCCCTGCATGAAGCATCAGTACATTAGTTAGAAGCATGACACCACAGAGCTGCCCTACCAGAATAGCTTATAATCCGGTTTTCCGTGAAGTgcgatgtaaataaaataatgaaaacattaaacGCCCAGTATGTacattcattttacaaaaacCGGCGGTATATATTGGTGAAACAAAGTTAAATTTAACATGGTTTTATATGAAAGATATTCAAAATATTGaatccagattttctattagcttaTGACAGCATcctgcgcagataacaaatttaATATTTCGTTCACGTCTTGACGAAAAACAcgctttattttaatatttattttctactaTAAAAGCATTTAAAAGACAATAGGATGTTttagaaatgtaatatttttgaaatatcggcgtcattTTAGGATTTGCTATAAGCTCAGGACGGACGCCATGCACAGGTTATCCAGGACCGGCGTCATGCACAAGTTATCCGTCATTGCAGAAGGTACTGTTTAAGTTAAGGAcaacatggtttatgaaagatcctgcgcaaataacaaatatatcatttcGTTCATGTTTTGAGGAAAGCCACTCTTAAGTTCTAAAATACTTTAGAAATAGAattgacaagatttttaaatcaaagcactgaagtacTGATGGGGCGATTTTATTGTCGgtctgagggaaattttgggttcGAACCCCGCtacaaaccggactgttaatgattatggtctagtcctgtttcttccctaatacgatggttaggaaaattggcGGGAGTACAATTCGTAGAATGTGGTGATATGTTTCTGCGCTTACGTCCCCTTGAACCTATAGCAACTGATCtagaagaatttatttttaaaacttatgcttcctttttacattattca
This window of the Mercenaria mercenaria strain notata chromosome 5, MADL_Memer_1, whole genome shotgun sequence genome carries:
- the LOC128557491 gene encoding uncharacterized protein LOC128557491, which encodes MKGVKEDIMKDFEGKINDIVDKRTKELEDRRRRELNLVVFKSEEGTSQNGLDNKKFDEDQLRKIATSLGVPNLEIVTSYRLGKKVINKKSMRVLKVILEDRKQRKSLLENSKNISEKVEPKFKDVVIFKDLTPEQRIKKSKKKSYGRDK